One genomic window of Streptomyces sp. NBC_01276 includes the following:
- a CDS encoding SSI family serine proteinase inhibitor, protein MLRLAAFAVTSALAAAAVGPLPPLPLGRLLASPDRLTVAVSDTGNRRIDGEYRLECRPVGGDHPEAKEACARLEQLSREGKDPFAAEPGRGLCTFQDGGPAKARITGTWHGRKVDSTFHRKNGCDIARWNDLEPVLPSARS, encoded by the coding sequence ATGCTGCGTCTCGCCGCCTTCGCCGTCACCTCCGCCCTGGCCGCCGCGGCCGTCGGCCCACTGCCACCGCTGCCCCTCGGACGGCTGCTGGCGTCCCCCGACCGCCTCACCGTCGCCGTGTCCGACACCGGCAACCGCCGGATCGACGGCGAGTACCGGCTGGAATGCCGCCCGGTCGGCGGCGACCACCCCGAGGCCAAGGAGGCCTGCGCCCGCCTGGAGCAGCTCTCCAGGGAGGGCAAGGACCCCTTCGCCGCCGAACCCGGGCGCGGGCTGTGCACCTTCCAGGACGGCGGGCCGGCCAAGGCCCGCATCACGGGAACCTGGCACGGGCGGAAGGTCGACAGCACGTTCCACCGGAAGAACGGATGCGACATCGCCCGTTGGAACGACCTGGAACCTGTGCTTCCGAGTGCGCGTTCCTGA
- a CDS encoding PAS domain-containing protein produces MSSRPSRGAARLAAILDALPDALLLVNANGTVVNANSIALEVMESPGTGLVGRGVLDLLPEFDSKLIPGSMRRPGDDEDGRARPKRMTARRTDGSEFPVEVTSAHLDGRDAYREPQPAYTGDELLMLVVRDLSETVDTEAELARSQRQTEMILRAAAEGVVGTDTDGRVVLVNPAAAQILGYRATDLGNRELHGLIQHSRADGSPFPFDESPLADTLRSGRKHRVRGQVLWNKAGQPVAVDLTTSPVRDGELLVGAVMTFTDRRPYDALAARHAQLIAVLGESLRGPLEELRGELATLAADDAGQLWPEANQLLHHLAAGYSRMTTLVDNVLGYQRLDAGGDKLKKKNVLINTVVAAGIDGAVELIGPGRVQFAVHAPTIEAEVDAQRISTALAHLVADVAGVDATGKTPQGSGYMDSTIVVAAAQRGDVVRIEVRGPYEGGDPVHEPIVRGIVAAHGGVLQTVEVPGAPGGAFVLELPLGSGAGTVTLPEPEPEPEPEPEPDAADGRGEASGEGGPGRTGAPTGPGAPAGRRARRGVDAFLEDDGDREKPSGAREAGGALALPSGRRRADGSPADGPSGPAELAQSPVNPAGLGTGRRRGRDGDGSEAPGGLELPGAGRPVPPQGTAMPALPPVPAVPPVPVTEHPAGRRRALGTAAASARPGTGPVPASGLGAPVAQRPVAPEGGFALPAGPAPAGPAVPPASSSASASATPSASAPAAASPGSGETDGDSDGPGGRRGRRVLGAPGGSEPQTPAATTDEGEAVPPTGRRRALPAPAAWPVPAARTAPEDTDGAGQAAAVPAARQAADAPAGAGQPISVRALGTLGQGISVDPSAAGPGGSGSGRRRRLSEPAPQGRTFAIGAPEAGSAEGPEPLDGPGGAVEVVNRPVPVPVDDELPPEPLDNPRRLLVWPAPDAQTQQALSDRGYRPVIVHSREEVDAQIAAFPAALFVDPLTGPITRTALQSLRQAAVAAEVPVLVTAGLGHATREAAYGADPAVLLKALAPRDSEQHPSRVLLIEEHEEIATALTAALERRGLQVARAGADNDAVELATRMRPNLVVMDLMQVRRRRAGIVDWLRANGLLNRTPLVVYTATGIEPAQLPRLASGESVLFLAERATTADVQGRIVDLLAKIGTN; encoded by the coding sequence GTGAGCAGCAGGCCATCCCGAGGCGCTGCTCGCCTCGCAGCAATACTCGACGCGCTTCCGGACGCGCTGTTGCTCGTCAACGCCAACGGCACGGTCGTCAACGCGAATTCGATCGCCCTTGAGGTCATGGAGAGCCCCGGCACGGGTCTCGTCGGCCGCGGGGTGCTCGACCTCCTGCCGGAGTTCGACTCCAAGCTGATCCCCGGTTCGATGCGCCGTCCCGGTGACGACGAGGACGGCCGCGCCCGGCCCAAGCGGATGACCGCGCGCCGCACCGACGGCAGCGAGTTCCCCGTCGAGGTCACCAGTGCCCACCTCGACGGCCGTGACGCCTACCGCGAGCCCCAGCCCGCCTACACCGGCGACGAACTGCTGATGCTCGTCGTACGGGACCTCTCCGAGACCGTGGACACCGAGGCCGAGCTGGCCCGCTCCCAGCGCCAGACCGAGATGATCCTGCGCGCCGCCGCCGAAGGCGTCGTGGGCACGGACACCGACGGCCGGGTCGTCCTGGTCAACCCCGCCGCCGCGCAGATCCTCGGGTACCGCGCCACCGACCTCGGCAACCGCGAGCTCCACGGGCTGATCCAGCACTCGCGCGCCGACGGCTCCCCCTTCCCCTTCGACGAGTCCCCGCTCGCCGACACCCTGCGCAGCGGGCGCAAGCACCGGGTCCGCGGCCAGGTGCTGTGGAACAAGGCCGGCCAGCCCGTCGCCGTCGACCTGACCACCTCGCCCGTACGGGACGGGGAGCTGCTCGTCGGCGCCGTCATGACCTTCACCGACCGGCGCCCCTACGACGCCCTCGCCGCGCGCCACGCCCAGCTGATCGCCGTCCTCGGCGAGTCGCTGCGCGGCCCGCTGGAGGAGCTGCGCGGGGAACTGGCCACCCTGGCCGCCGACGACGCGGGACAGCTGTGGCCCGAGGCCAACCAGCTGCTGCACCATCTGGCCGCCGGCTACTCGCGGATGACCACCCTGGTGGACAACGTGCTCGGCTACCAGCGGCTGGACGCGGGCGGCGACAAGCTCAAGAAGAAGAACGTCCTGATCAACACGGTCGTCGCGGCCGGTATCGACGGGGCCGTCGAGCTGATCGGCCCCGGGCGGGTGCAGTTCGCCGTCCACGCGCCGACCATCGAGGCCGAGGTGGACGCGCAGCGGATCTCCACCGCCCTCGCGCACCTGGTCGCGGACGTCGCGGGCGTGGACGCCACCGGCAAGACCCCCCAGGGCAGCGGCTACATGGACTCCACGATCGTGGTGGCCGCCGCGCAGCGCGGTGACGTCGTACGGATCGAGGTGCGCGGCCCCTACGAGGGCGGCGACCCCGTGCACGAACCGATCGTGCGGGGCATCGTCGCCGCGCACGGCGGGGTCCTGCAGACGGTGGAGGTGCCGGGCGCGCCCGGCGGGGCCTTCGTGCTGGAGCTGCCGCTGGGTTCGGGAGCCGGGACGGTGACCCTGCCCGAGCCCGAGCCCGAGCCCGAACCGGAACCGGAGCCGGACGCGGCCGACGGCCGCGGGGAGGCCTCCGGAGAGGGCGGACCCGGCCGGACCGGTGCTCCCACCGGCCCCGGCGCTCCTGCCGGGCGGCGGGCCCGGCGCGGGGTGGACGCCTTCCTGGAGGACGACGGGGACCGGGAGAAGCCCTCCGGAGCCCGTGAGGCCGGGGGCGCGCTGGCGCTGCCGTCCGGGCGGCGCCGCGCCGACGGCAGCCCCGCCGACGGCCCCTCCGGCCCCGCGGAACTCGCGCAGTCCCCGGTGAACCCGGCCGGGCTGGGCACCGGGCGCCGACGGGGCCGCGACGGCGACGGCAGCGAGGCCCCGGGCGGGCTCGAACTGCCGGGCGCGGGGCGTCCCGTACCGCCCCAGGGCACCGCCATGCCGGCGCTGCCGCCCGTGCCGGCGGTGCCCCCGGTTCCGGTGACCGAACATCCCGCCGGACGCCGCCGGGCGCTGGGTACCGCCGCCGCGTCGGCGCGGCCCGGCACCGGTCCGGTGCCGGCCTCCGGGCTCGGGGCCCCCGTCGCGCAGCGGCCGGTCGCTCCCGAGGGCGGCTTCGCGCTGCCCGCGGGTCCGGCTCCGGCCGGCCCTGCCGTCCCTCCCGCTTCCTCTTCCGCTTCCGCTTCCGCTACTCCCTCCGCTTCCGCCCCCGCGGCGGCGTCCCCCGGCTCCGGTGAGACCGACGGGGACTCCGACGGCCCGGGCGGGCGTCGGGGCCGGCGGGTGCTCGGCGCGCCCGGCGGCAGCGAGCCCCAGACCCCCGCCGCCACCACGGACGAGGGGGAGGCCGTACCTCCGACCGGGCGGCGGCGTGCGCTGCCCGCTCCCGCCGCGTGGCCCGTTCCGGCGGCCCGGACCGCCCCCGAGGACACCGACGGCGCCGGCCAGGCCGCGGCCGTTCCCGCCGCCCGGCAGGCCGCTGACGCCCCGGCGGGCGCGGGGCAGCCGATCAGCGTGCGCGCGCTCGGCACCCTGGGCCAGGGCATCTCCGTGGACCCCTCCGCCGCGGGCCCCGGTGGGTCCGGGTCCGGCCGTCGCCGCCGGCTCTCCGAACCGGCCCCCCAGGGACGCACCTTCGCCATAGGGGCCCCCGAGGCGGGCTCCGCCGAGGGTCCCGAGCCGCTGGACGGCCCCGGTGGCGCCGTCGAGGTGGTCAACCGTCCCGTTCCGGTTCCCGTGGACGACGAGCTGCCGCCCGAGCCGCTGGACAACCCGCGCCGGCTGCTGGTGTGGCCCGCGCCGGACGCCCAGACGCAGCAGGCGCTCAGCGACCGCGGCTACCGCCCGGTGATCGTGCACTCCCGCGAGGAAGTGGACGCGCAGATCGCGGCGTTCCCCGCCGCACTGTTCGTCGACCCGCTGACCGGGCCGATCACCCGGACCGCCCTGCAGTCCCTGCGCCAGGCCGCGGTGGCCGCCGAGGTGCCCGTACTCGTGACGGCCGGGCTGGGACACGCCACGCGGGAGGCCGCGTACGGCGCCGATCCGGCCGTGCTGCTGAAGGCCCTCGCGCCCCGCGACAGCGAGCAGCACCCGTCCCGGGTACTGCTCATCGAGGAGCACGAGGAGATCGCGACCGCGCTGACCGCCGCGCTGGAGCGGCGGGGCCTCCAGGTCGCGCGGGCCGGCGCGGACAACGACGCCGTGGAGCTGGCGACCCGGATGCGGCCCAACCTGGTGGTCATGGACCTGATGCAGGTGCGGCGGCGGCGGGCCGGGATCGTGGACTGGCTGCGCGCCAACGGGCTGCTGAACCGCACCCCGCTGGTCGTCTACACGGCCACCGGGATCGAGCCGGCCCAACTGCCGCGGCTGGCCTCCGGCGAGAGCGTGCTGTTCCTCGCCGAGCGGGCCACGACGGCCGACGTACAGGGCCGCATCGTGGACCTGCTGGCCAAGATCGGGACCAACTAG
- a CDS encoding antibiotic biosynthesis monooxygenase encodes MAITSTSEQTVPADNGEVNLLIARQVEPGHEEAFEAWAHGILETAAGFPDHLGYGLFRPAAEGGPWFLVHRFRNQAAFQRWQDSPERAQWFSNCLGHHHTEIARRELQGMETWFAKPGTTRPAPPRWKMVISSGLAIFPISLAGNAVLGPYLVDVNFVLRTAAFAVVFSTLMTYVAMPAVSRLLRPWLTRG; translated from the coding sequence ATGGCCATCACCAGCACGTCCGAGCAGACCGTACCCGCCGACAACGGAGAGGTGAACCTGCTCATCGCGCGGCAGGTGGAGCCCGGGCACGAGGAGGCCTTCGAGGCCTGGGCCCACGGGATCCTGGAGACCGCCGCCGGATTCCCGGACCACCTCGGGTACGGACTCTTCCGGCCGGCGGCGGAGGGCGGGCCCTGGTTCCTGGTGCACCGCTTCCGCAACCAGGCGGCGTTCCAACGCTGGCAGGACTCCCCGGAGCGGGCGCAGTGGTTCTCGAACTGCCTCGGCCACCACCACACCGAGATAGCCCGGCGCGAGCTGCAGGGGATGGAGACCTGGTTCGCCAAGCCGGGTACGACCCGGCCCGCGCCGCCGCGCTGGAAGATGGTGATCAGCTCGGGGCTGGCCATCTTCCCGATCTCGCTCGCGGGCAACGCGGTGCTCGGGCCGTACCTGGTGGACGTGAACTTCGTGCTGCGGACCGCCGCCTTCGCGGTGGTCTTCAGCACCCTGATGACCTACGTGGCCATGCCCGCGGTCAGCAGGCTGCTGCGGCCCTGGCTCACGCGCGGCTGA
- a CDS encoding long-chain fatty acid--CoA ligase, giving the protein MLSTMQDVPLLVTRILQHGMTIHGKSQVTTWTGEAEPHRRSFAEIGTRATRLAGALRDELGVRQDDRVATLMWNNAEHVEAYFAIPSMGAVLHTLNLRLPPEQLVFIVNHAADRVVLVNGTLLPLLAPLLPHLPTVEHVVVTGIGDRSVLDGLDVRVHEYEELLEGRSDHYDWPELDERQAAAMCYTSGTTGEPKGVLYSHRSIYLHSMQVNMAESMGLTDRDTSLVVVPQFHVNAWGLPHATFMTGINMLMPDRFLQPAPLAEMIEREKPTHAAAVPTIWQGLLAEVTARPRDLTSMKQVTIGGAACPPSLMEAYDKLGVRLCHAWGMTETSPLGTMAHPPAGLSAEEEWPYRVTQGRFPAGVEARLIGPGGDRLPWDGEAAGELEVRGNWIAGAYYGGAAGEPLCPEDKFSADGWLKTGDVGVISPDGYLTLTDRAKDVIKSGGEWISSVELENALMAHPEVAEAAVVAVPDEKWGERPLATVVLKEGATVDYAGLRAFLSESIAKWQLPERWTVVEAVPKTSVGKFDKKVIRKQYADGDLDVTTLA; this is encoded by the coding sequence TTGCTGAGCACCATGCAGGACGTACCACTCCTCGTCACCCGCATACTGCAGCACGGGATGACGATCCACGGGAAGTCCCAGGTCACGACCTGGACCGGGGAGGCCGAGCCGCACCGCCGCAGCTTCGCCGAGATCGGTACCCGCGCCACCCGGCTCGCGGGCGCACTCCGCGACGAACTCGGCGTCCGGCAGGACGACCGGGTCGCGACCCTCATGTGGAACAACGCGGAGCACGTGGAGGCGTACTTCGCGATCCCGTCCATGGGCGCCGTCCTGCACACGCTCAACCTGCGGCTCCCGCCCGAGCAGCTGGTCTTCATCGTCAACCACGCCGCCGACCGCGTCGTGCTGGTCAACGGCACCCTGCTGCCGCTGCTGGCCCCCCTGCTGCCGCACCTGCCGACCGTCGAGCACGTGGTGGTCACGGGCATCGGCGACCGCTCCGTCCTCGACGGACTGGACGTACGGGTCCACGAGTACGAGGAGCTCCTGGAGGGCCGCTCCGACCACTACGACTGGCCCGAGCTGGACGAGCGCCAGGCCGCGGCCATGTGCTACACATCCGGCACCACCGGGGAGCCCAAGGGCGTCCTCTACTCCCACCGGTCCATCTACCTGCACTCCATGCAGGTGAACATGGCCGAGTCGATGGGCCTCACCGACCGGGACACCAGCCTCGTCGTGGTTCCCCAGTTCCACGTGAACGCCTGGGGCCTGCCGCACGCCACCTTCATGACCGGCATCAACATGCTGATGCCGGACCGGTTCCTGCAGCCCGCCCCGCTCGCCGAGATGATCGAGCGCGAGAAGCCCACGCACGCCGCGGCCGTCCCGACCATCTGGCAGGGCCTGCTCGCCGAGGTCACCGCCCGCCCGCGCGACCTGACCTCGATGAAGCAGGTCACCATCGGCGGCGCGGCCTGTCCGCCCTCCCTGATGGAGGCCTACGACAAGCTCGGCGTCCGGCTCTGCCACGCCTGGGGCATGACGGAGACCTCCCCGCTCGGCACCATGGCGCACCCGCCGGCCGGGCTGAGCGCCGAGGAGGAGTGGCCGTACCGGGTCACCCAGGGCCGCTTCCCGGCGGGCGTCGAAGCCCGCCTCATCGGCCCCGGCGGCGACCGCCTGCCCTGGGACGGGGAGGCCGCGGGCGAGCTGGAGGTGCGCGGCAACTGGATCGCGGGCGCCTACTACGGGGGCGCGGCCGGGGAACCCCTGTGCCCGGAGGACAAGTTCAGCGCCGACGGCTGGCTCAAGACCGGGGACGTCGGCGTGATCAGCCCCGACGGCTACCTCACCCTGACCGACCGGGCCAAGGACGTCATCAAGTCCGGCGGCGAGTGGATCTCCAGCGTGGAACTGGAGAACGCGCTGATGGCGCATCCCGAGGTGGCCGAGGCCGCCGTCGTCGCGGTCCCGGACGAGAAGTGGGGCGAGCGCCCGCTGGCCACGGTGGTCCTCAAGGAGGGCGCCACGGTGGACTACGCGGGACTGCGCGCCTTCCTCTCCGAGTCGATCGCCAAGTGGCAGCTGCCGGAGCGCTGGACGGTCGTGGAGGCGGTACCGAAGACGAGCGTCGGCAAGTTCGACAAGAAGGTGATCCGCAAGCAGTACGCCGACGGCGACCTCGACGTGACCACCCTGGCCTGA
- a CDS encoding SigE family RNA polymerase sigma factor: MTTPVCTLASNPTPYPSFSAYVRTRGTVLMRTARSLTANPCDAEDLLQTALAKTYVAWDRIEDHRALDGYVRRALVNTRTSQWRKRKVDEFVCDEIPEVEESPAADPAEAQALRDAMWRAVTRLPDRQRAMVVLRYYEDLSEAQTAELLGVSVGTVKSAVSRALVKLREDPELTPVR, encoded by the coding sequence ATGACCACGCCTGTGTGCACACTCGCCTCGAACCCGACGCCGTACCCGTCGTTCTCGGCGTACGTCCGGACGCGGGGCACGGTCCTGATGCGCACGGCGCGGTCCCTCACCGCCAATCCCTGCGATGCCGAGGACCTGCTCCAGACGGCCCTCGCCAAGACCTACGTCGCCTGGGACCGGATCGAGGACCACCGGGCTCTGGACGGCTACGTCCGGCGGGCCCTGGTCAACACCCGGACCTCGCAGTGGCGCAAGCGCAAGGTCGACGAGTTCGTCTGCGACGAGATCCCGGAGGTCGAGGAGTCGCCGGCCGCCGACCCCGCCGAGGCCCAGGCGCTGCGCGACGCGATGTGGCGCGCGGTGACGCGGCTGCCCGACCGGCAGCGGGCCATGGTCGTCCTGCGCTACTACGAGGACCTGAGCGAGGCCCAGACCGCGGAGCTCCTCGGGGTCTCGGTCGGAACGGTCAAGAGCGCCGTCTCCCGCGCGCTCGTCAAGCTCCGCGAGGACCCGGAACTGACCCCGGTCCGCTGA
- a CDS encoding lipid-transfer protein, producing the protein MSVRTRDDLGGRAAIAGIGATEFSKDSGRSELKLAVEAVHAALDDAGLTPADVDGMVTFTMDTSPEITVAQAAGIGDLSFFSRIHYGGGAACATVQQAALAVATGVAEVVVCYRAFNERSGRRFGSGVQQREPSAEGAALGWALPWGLLTPASWVAMAAQRYLHAYHLTPEAFGHVAVTGRRHAANNPAAYFHGKPITLADHAASRWIVEPLRLLDCCQETDGGQALVVTTAERARDLRQRPAVITAAAQGAGRRQEAMTSFYRDDLTGLPEMDVVARQLWRTSGLGPADIDVAVLYDHFSPFVLMQLEEFGFCGPGEAADFVAADALPLNTHGGQLGEAYLHGMNGIAEAVRQLRGTSVNQVTGAGHVLVTAGTGVPTSGLILGADV; encoded by the coding sequence ATGAGCGTCCGTACCCGGGACGACCTCGGTGGTCGGGCCGCCATCGCCGGCATCGGCGCGACCGAGTTCTCCAAGGACTCCGGCCGCAGCGAGCTCAAGCTGGCGGTAGAGGCGGTCCACGCCGCCCTCGACGACGCGGGCCTCACCCCCGCCGACGTCGACGGCATGGTGACCTTCACGATGGACACCAGCCCCGAGATCACGGTGGCCCAGGCGGCCGGCATCGGGGACCTCTCCTTCTTCTCCCGCATCCACTACGGCGGTGGCGCCGCCTGCGCCACCGTCCAGCAGGCCGCCCTCGCCGTCGCCACGGGGGTGGCCGAGGTGGTGGTCTGCTACCGCGCCTTCAACGAGCGCTCCGGGCGCCGCTTCGGCTCCGGGGTCCAGCAGCGCGAGCCCTCGGCGGAGGGCGCGGCCCTCGGCTGGGCCCTGCCCTGGGGCCTGCTCACCCCGGCCTCCTGGGTGGCCATGGCGGCCCAGCGCTACCTGCACGCGTACCACCTGACCCCCGAGGCCTTCGGCCACGTCGCGGTCACCGGGCGGCGGCACGCGGCCAACAACCCCGCCGCCTACTTCCACGGCAAGCCCATCACCCTCGCCGACCACGCCGCCTCCCGCTGGATCGTGGAGCCCCTACGGCTCCTGGACTGCTGCCAGGAGACGGACGGAGGCCAGGCCCTCGTCGTCACCACCGCCGAGCGGGCCCGGGACCTGCGCCAACGACCCGCCGTGATCACCGCGGCCGCGCAGGGGGCCGGCCGCCGCCAGGAGGCGATGACCTCCTTCTACCGTGACGACCTCACCGGGCTCCCGGAGATGGACGTGGTCGCCCGCCAGCTGTGGCGCACCAGCGGCCTGGGCCCCGCGGACATCGACGTGGCCGTCCTCTACGACCACTTCTCCCCCTTCGTGCTCATGCAGCTGGAGGAGTTCGGCTTCTGCGGACCGGGCGAGGCCGCCGACTTCGTCGCCGCCGACGCGCTCCCGCTCAACACCCACGGCGGCCAGCTCGGGGAGGCGTACCTGCACGGCATGAACGGCATCGCCGAGGCCGTCCGCCAGCTGCGCGGCACCTCCGTCAACCAGGTCACCGGCGCCGGGCACGTGCTCGTCACGGCCGGAACCGGGGTGCCCACCTCCGGGCTGATCCTGGGCGCCGACGTCTGA
- a CDS encoding MaoC family dehydratase: MNVGDALPPLEIPVTRTLIVAGAIASRDYQDVHHDAELAREKGSPDIFMNILTTNGLVGRYVTDHLGPHAVLRKVAIRLGAPNHPGDTMTLTGTVSALDGDTAEIRVVGANRIGHHVTGTVTVTLGAGA, translated from the coding sequence ATGAACGTCGGCGACGCACTGCCGCCCCTGGAGATCCCGGTCACCCGCACCCTGATCGTCGCGGGCGCCATCGCCTCACGTGACTACCAGGACGTGCACCACGACGCGGAACTCGCCCGCGAGAAGGGCTCCCCGGACATCTTCATGAACATCCTGACCACCAACGGCCTGGTCGGCCGCTACGTCACCGACCACCTCGGCCCGCACGCCGTCCTGCGCAAGGTCGCCATCCGCCTGGGCGCCCCCAACCACCCCGGCGACACCATGACCCTCACCGGTACCGTCAGCGCCCTCGACGGGGACACGGCCGAGATCCGGGTCGTCGGCGCCAACCGCATCGGCCACCACGTCACGGGCACCGTGACCGTCACCCTGGGGGCCGGGGCATGA
- a CDS encoding acyl-CoA dehydrogenase family protein — translation MDFHPTEEQTAAAGLAARIFRDLATHERLAAAGTGSDAELWKALTTAGLTAAVEEVGLLGLVLLLEEQGRTTAQVPYAATCAYGILPVAAHGSPAQRAALLPALGSGEAVATGAFPDRGRITATPDGRLTGTAPAVPWLRDATHVLVPDAERALWFVRTDAPGVATAPVETTAPWSAGRLTLTGAVAQRLGGEDAYDRVLAGARTAFAGLQAGVCAGSLARAVEYTSTREQFGRPLSTNQGVMLRAADAYMDTEAIRVTAYEAAWRIDEGLGAREHALTAAWWASEAGKRVVHTGQHLHGGMGADLDHPVHRHFLWGRQLDAYLGCGSALLAELGDTLAVTQEESA, via the coding sequence GTGGACTTCCACCCCACAGAGGAACAGACCGCGGCGGCCGGACTCGCGGCCCGCATCTTCCGCGACCTGGCCACCCACGAACGCCTCGCCGCGGCGGGCACCGGCAGCGACGCCGAGCTGTGGAAGGCCCTCACCACCGCCGGACTGACCGCGGCCGTCGAGGAGGTCGGCCTCCTCGGCCTGGTCCTGCTGCTGGAGGAACAGGGCCGCACCACCGCGCAGGTCCCGTACGCCGCGACCTGCGCGTACGGCATCCTGCCGGTCGCGGCCCACGGCAGCCCCGCCCAGCGCGCCGCCCTGCTGCCCGCCCTCGGCTCCGGCGAGGCCGTCGCCACCGGCGCGTTCCCGGACCGCGGCCGGATCACCGCCACGCCCGACGGCCGGCTCACCGGCACCGCGCCCGCTGTCCCCTGGCTGCGCGACGCCACGCACGTACTGGTCCCCGACGCGGAGCGGGCCCTGTGGTTCGTACGGACGGACGCGCCCGGCGTGGCCACGGCGCCGGTGGAGACGACCGCCCCCTGGTCGGCGGGCCGGCTGACCCTGACCGGCGCCGTCGCGCAGCGGCTCGGCGGCGAGGACGCCTACGACCGGGTGCTCGCCGGCGCCCGCACCGCCTTCGCCGGCCTCCAGGCGGGTGTCTGCGCCGGCTCGCTGGCCCGCGCGGTCGAGTACACCTCCACCCGCGAGCAGTTCGGCCGGCCGCTGTCCACGAACCAGGGAGTCATGCTCCGCGCCGCCGACGCGTACATGGACACCGAGGCGATCAGGGTCACCGCGTACGAGGCGGCCTGGCGCATCGACGAGGGGCTCGGGGCCCGCGAGCACGCGCTCACGGCGGCCTGGTGGGCCTCGGAAGCGGGCAAGCGGGTCGTCCACACCGGCCAGCACCTGCACGGCGGCATGGGCGCCGATCTGGACCACCCCGTCCACCGGCACTTCCTGTGGGGGCGCCAGCTGGACGCCTACCTGGGGTGCGGCAGCGCACTGCTGGCAGAGCTGGGCGACACCCTCGCCGTGACGCAGGAGGAGAGCGCATGA
- a CDS encoding bifunctional MaoC family dehydratase N-terminal/OB-fold nucleic acid binding domain-containing protein yields MTGDEATGSPERDSRFHHLLKTFEGRPAATAGRAKDAVNEPMIRHWCEAMGDTNPAYTGPDAIAPPTMLQAWTMGGLSGHTDRSSAYDELLALLDAAGCTSVVATDCEQEYLRPLRPGDTVTFDAVIESVSPRKTTRLGTGHFVTTRMDVHANGQPAGTHRFRILKYAPAAAPPQAPPKPPRPRPVINRDNQGFWDGVREHKLLIQRCTACATLRFPWLPGCNACASPAWDTVEAVGTGTVFSYVVMHHPPFPAFDPPYAVALVELAEGVRVIGNITGVPYDKVRIGLPVRLEFLRVDDTLELPVFRGEAG; encoded by the coding sequence ATGACGGGGGACGAGGCGACCGGGAGCCCCGAGCGGGACAGCCGGTTCCACCACCTGCTCAAGACCTTCGAAGGGCGCCCCGCCGCCACCGCCGGCCGCGCGAAGGACGCCGTCAACGAGCCGATGATCCGCCACTGGTGCGAGGCGATGGGAGACACCAACCCGGCCTACACCGGCCCGGACGCCATCGCCCCGCCCACCATGCTCCAGGCCTGGACCATGGGCGGGCTCTCCGGCCACACCGATCGCTCCTCCGCCTACGACGAGCTCCTCGCGCTCCTCGACGCCGCCGGCTGCACCTCCGTCGTCGCCACCGACTGCGAGCAGGAGTACCTGCGCCCGCTGCGGCCCGGGGACACGGTGACCTTCGACGCCGTCATCGAATCGGTCTCCCCGCGCAAGACGACCAGACTCGGCACCGGGCACTTCGTGACGACCCGGATGGACGTCCACGCCAACGGCCAGCCCGCCGGTACGCACCGCTTCCGCATCCTCAAGTACGCCCCGGCCGCCGCGCCCCCACAGGCCCCGCCCAAGCCGCCGCGCCCCCGTCCCGTGATCAACCGCGACAACCAGGGGTTCTGGGACGGCGTGCGCGAGCACAAGCTGCTGATCCAGCGCTGCACCGCCTGTGCCACCCTGCGCTTCCCCTGGCTGCCCGGCTGCAACGCCTGCGCCTCCCCCGCGTGGGACACCGTCGAGGCGGTCGGCACCGGCACGGTCTTCAGCTACGTCGTCATGCACCATCCGCCCTTCCCGGCCTTCGACCCGCCGTACGCGGTGGCCCTCGTCGAGCTCGCCGAGGGCGTGCGCGTGATCGGCAACATCACCGGCGTCCCCTACGACAAGGTCCGCATCGGCCTGCCCGTCCGGCTGGAGTTCCTGCGCGTCGACGACACGCTCGAACTCCCCGTCTTCCGCGGAGAGGCGGGCTGA